Proteins encoded by one window of Salmo trutta chromosome 17, fSalTru1.1, whole genome shotgun sequence:
- the LOC115151686 gene encoding trimeric intracellular cation channel type A yields MDVLGVLNLGDVAQTFSKIGTFPVFDLAYYIVSILYLKYEPGSVEVARKSPVASWLCAMLYCFASYILADVLLGGCPLDYFQYNSHILLASTIWYLIFFCPLNLFYKCVAFLPVKLVLVALKEVVRARKIAAGVHHAHHAYHNGFLIMVIIGYVKGSGVALISNFEQLLRGVWSPDTNEILNMSFPTKASLYGAILFTLQEAHLLPVSKSTLICLFTLFMATTKVILTARHSHGSPFILIESWVCHLLFGSPLGGGEEEHHASPAPAPVAPVSPVKTKEELGEGTRKRKSKKAE; encoded by the exons ATGGACGTGTTGGGAGTCCTCAATTTAGGCGATGTTGCCCAAACTTTCTCAAAAATTGGGACGTTTCCAGTTTTTGATCTCGCTTATTACATCGTGTCCATACTCTACCTCAAGTATGAACCAg GGTCAGTAGAGGTGGCTCGCAAGAGCCCTGTGGCCTCTTGGCTTTGTGCCATGCTCTATTGCTTTGCGAGCTACATCTTAGCAGACGTTTTGCTCGGAGGTTGCCCCCTGGACTATTTTCAATACAACAGCCACATCCTCCTAGCCTCCACTATTTG GTACCTAATCTTTTTTTGCCCACTGAACCTGTTCTACAAATGTGTGGCTTTCCTGCCTGTAAAGCTGGTGCTGGTAGCCTTGAAGGAGGTTGTCCGCGCTCGTAAAATTGCAGCCGGCGTGCACCATGCCCATCATGCCTACCATAACGGCTTCCTCATCATGGTCATCATCGGCTACGTCAAAG GGTCAGGAGTAGCTCTCATTTCCAATTTTGAGCAACTGCTTCGTGGTGTGTGGAGCCCCGACACCAATGAAATCCTCAACATGTCATT CCCTACTAAAGCCAGTCTGTATGGAGCCATTCTGTTTACACTTCAGGAGGCACACTTGCTTCCCGTGTCCAAGAGCACCCTCATCTGTCTTTTCACTCTGTTCATGGCTACTACCAAG GTGATCTTGACCGCCCGCCATTCTCACGGCTCTCCCTTCATCCTCATCGAGTCTTGGGTGTGCCACTTGCTCTTTGGCTCCCCTCTTggaggtggtgaggaggagcaCCATGCCAGCCCTGCCCCAGCCCCCGTCGCCCCCGTCTCACCAGTCAAAACTAAGGAGGAGCTCGGCGAAGGCACCCGCAAAAGGAAGTCCAAGAAAGCCGAGTAG